In Effusibacillus lacus, the genomic window ACTAGTAGTTCGTTTCCATAATAGACTTACTTTTACCTAGCAGCAGACTCCAAGCCGTACTTCCAACGAAACGGAACAGGATTTTCGTTAATTTCCTTGAGGTACTGTTCGATTCTTTCTTTCAATTCTTCTTTGGACTGTACCCGGAGATGACGCAGGAAACTCCTTGTCATTTTAGAGAAAAAGGATTCGATCACATTGAGCCACGACCCATGTTTTGGAGTAAAAACAAACTCAAAGCGGTTTGGAACGGTCTCTAAATATGCCCTTGTTTCTTTCGAAGTGTGGGCAGAATGATTGTCCAATATGATTTGGATTCGAAGGCCAGGAGCATATTTGTTATCAAGCATTTTTAAGAAATCGATGAACTCTTTGCTGCGATGTCGATCCACAACGGAGCCCATGACTTCTCCAGTCAGAAGATCCATCCCGGCCATCAAGCTGAGTGTCCCATGTCGAACATATTCGTAATCACGGCTGAAGGTTGGATGTTGTCCCGGAACCGGCGGCAGGTCGGGGGATTTTGTTCCGATAGCTTGAATACCCGGCTTTTCGTCATAAGAAAGCATGACATCGCAGAGCGGAACAAAATCATTGTTTTCCAACTTCCATTCGACTTGCTGATAGACGTGGAGTACCTGCACCATTTTCGCATCAAAGTCGGGATCACGGCGTTCCACGTAGTAAGTAACTTTATGAGGCTGAACTTGCTGGGCTTTTAGCAGTTTCGAAATCGTACCTCCCGAGATGTGCGATGCGCTTGGATGGCCTTGTTCCTCAGCGTGCTTCCGAATGTACTCTGCTAGAAACCGAACCGTCCAAAGTTCGTAAGAAAAGCCCAGGTCTTTGGGTTTCTGGCAGGCTACTGAAAGAATCCAAGTTTTGGCCTCTGGTGTCAACCGTGGAGGCTTGCCCGAACGCTTGAAGTCATCTAACGCGACATGAATGCCGAATTCTTTCGCCTTTTGCAGGCAGCGTGTCACCGCAGGAACGCTGATCTTCAGTTCTCTGGCAATCGTCGTTGAACCGAGCCCTTT contains:
- a CDS encoding IS630 family transposase, which codes for MGRTREIEVEITEENLSYLRQVSQSRTEQVRRVERANILLLHAKGLGSTTIARELKISVPAVTRCLQKAKEFGIHVALDDFKRSGKPPRLTPEAKTWILSVACQKPKDLGFSYELWTVRFLAEYIRKHAEEQGHPSASHISGGTISKLLKAQQVQPHKVTYYVERRDPDFDAKMVQVLHVYQQVEWKLENNDFVPLCDVMLSYDEKPGIQAIGTKSPDLPPVPGQHPTFSRDYEYVRHGTLSLMAGMDLLTGEVMGSVVDRHRSKEFIDFLKMLDNKYAPGLRIQIILDNHSAHTSKETRAYLETVPNRFEFVFTPKHGSWLNVIESFFSKMTRSFLRHLRVQSKEELKERIEQYLKEINENPVPFRWKYGLESAAR